Part of the Niallia alba genome is shown below.
CTCTCTGCTGTGTTCCGTCTAAAAAATGATTTTTACAAAAACTTATAATAACGAAGGTTACCTTAAGAGATTGACTCTTTTAAGATAACCCTCCATTCTTTAAAACTGTTGTTTTTCTATCTGTTATCTGTTGTTGTTGTGTTCTAATCGTTCTCATTAAACCATGAGCATGTAACTGCTTTTTTGGTTTATTGACCAACTTCTTCGATTGCTTTGCCCCATTTTTCGTTGAGGTCTTTCATGATATCTTCAAAAGATTCTTTCGTGTTTCCTTTTGCAGAATCCACGATTCGTTGTTTCGTTGCATCTGTTGTGCCTAAACCAATTTCAGAGCTGTTGTTAATATCAGCAAATAATGATTCTTTTCCAGCAGGTGCAGGGGTTGGTTGGAAGAATTCCACGCCAGCTGTTTCCATTGATTTAAGAGCAGCAGGTAGTTGTGCTCCAACTTTTGGAGAAATACCACCAGTATCAGCAGCATAGTTAGACTCTTCTACAAACCAATCTAAGAAAGTACGCGCTGCTTCTTTATGCTTGCTGTTTACGTTAATACCGATATTGTAGTCTCCACCAATTGTAGTATATTGTTTTCCATCATGTGTTGTTGGGAATGCCGCAAATTGGATATCTTCTGGATTTTCTGCTAATGCTTGAACCTGTTCAATTGCCCAGCTTCCTAATACCATTGCTGCGATTTTTCCATCAGCAAGATCTTGCTTAGATTGTTCCCAATCTGTCGTTGTTGGGTCCGCTTCTGAATAGCCTTCTTTTACCGTATCATAAAGTAATTTGTAGATAGTATTCATTGGCTTTCCATCGTCAAATGGCGTTTTATCTGTTGTTAGCTCATTCGTGAAGTTTGGATCTCCTGCTGCGGATTCACGTACGAAATCCCAGTTAGACATTGCCCAGTTAGAAGCATAGTTTGTATATAATGGTGTACTATCCGGATTGGATTCTTTAATTTTTCCTAATGCTGCTATGAAATCTTCTGGTGTTCTTGGGAATTCGGTGATTCCAGCATCATTGAACACTTTCATATTGACAAGTACACCTGTTGTATTTACTGCAATAGGAATACCGTATGATACTCCGTCATATGCACGGTCTGTTAATAGTAAGTATTTTTCTTCTAATTCTTTCTGATCACCAAGTGGCTCAAAGAAATTTGTGTTGTCTTCTGGCTTAATAGTTGTTGGAACCATTAATACATCGCCGTAGTCTTTTGAATTCATACGAATTTGCATTTGGCCAGCATAGTCAGTAATTGTCTCTACTTTCACTTCAATGTCAGGATGTTTTTCATTGAATTCAGCAATGTATTCATCCCATTTCCCATTCCCAGACCAGTCTGTTTTGTGGTTAATAAAAGTGATTGTCTCTTTACCGTCTGCGCCTTTTTCTCCTTGCTTGTCCGAATCACTACTACAAGCACCCAGCATTAACGCAGCTGCACTAGCAATTAGGCCAAAACGAAATAGTTTGTTACTTTTTTTGATCCCCATTCTATTTTCCCTCCAAATAATTAGGTCATATAAAGAGTTGAAGCTATTCTGAAAACCCTATCATTAAGCGCTTACAAACATATTCTACCATGGATATTTTCATTTGTATAGACTTTTATTATAAAAGTAAGTACAAATATTTTCCGTTGTTTTATGAGTGGTTAAGCGTATACATTTTGTTGTTTTTTGAGATAGTAGTTGGTTTTTTATTTGAGATACTTGCTACTAAACAGGCTTTGATAACCTTGCCATGTTACCTTTTGCTTGCTCTCCCAGCTTTACTTTGATTTGACCCCCTCGATGAACACCACTTTTTCACTTAACCATGCTTCCAATGGCTTTCATTCCTCTAATAATCACCGCTTCTCTCTAAATCCACTCCTCATTCCCACCAACAGAAGAATAATAATCTTTAATCACTTTCTCCGCTGCTTTTCCATACACTGCGTAATCTTGATCACTACTTGCTCGTTCAATTGGATAAAGATGAGCTTTCCAATCCCATAGGGCAAAGCCTTTTACCCAGCTTCTTTTGCTTGTCGCTTTAAACATGGCTTCATACCAACTTTTTTGGACTTCTTCGCTGAATTTTCCTCTTTTTGTCCAGTCATTTGGAAGTACATCTCCCCCTACCCAGCTTGGACAACCGGCTTCACAAAAAAAGAATGGTTTCTGATGTTTCTCGACTACCTTTTCAATGCGGTCTAATTGTGTTTCCCACGCATCAATCGGATAATAGCCGCTAGATGAAATTACATCGACAGCATCCCACCATTTTAAGACATCTTCTTGGTATTTATCACAATTGTAGGTGATTAATCCGCTATAAACTTTGCGTACTTCCTTTATAAGATGACGCCATTCTGCCTCTCTTCTGTCTGCATTTACTAACTCACAGCCAATAACAAACATCGGGCACTTCATTTCCTCTGCTATTTTCGCATAGTGAAGAATGTACTCATTATAAGATGCGAACCACTCCGACCATTTTGGTTCACATGGTACATCGGTGTCGAAAAAATTAATATGGGCACGCCATGTGCCGTCCGAAACGTTTACCATTGGTTTTAAAATAACCTTCAAACCCATTTTGTTAGCGCATTCAATTAATTCTATCGTTTCTTCATCACTAACTACATTCGGATGATTCCTCCAATTGATAGTGATGGATTGTGGGGTATCCTGCTCTGCAACAACAGTAAGGACAATATGCTCAACCGCACATCTTTCTTTTAACAACTGTAGTGATTCTTTTGTTCTTGCGTCTTGCCATTCTCCCCTTTTGTTCATAAATCCAAAGCTAAAACCTTTAATGAATTCCATCGAGATTCTCTCCTTTCCATCTATAAACCTATATAAATATAAAGTTTTATATTGAATTGTCTATACTTTTGTTGTAAATTAATTATATATTTCGACTTCTGATATGTAAAGAACCAATCGGGAGAAAAAATAGACAATTTAAGAGAAAGAAAGTGACAGAATGGAAGATAGCAAGAAAGAATACTATAGGAAAATGTTGTATTTCACGATTCCTATAACCATTCAGCTTTTGATTACTTCGGGTCTGAATATAATTGATTCGATTATGGTAGGTAGACTCGGAGTAGATAGTATTGCCGCTGTCGGTATCGCCAATAAATTTACGCAAATTCCAACAATTCTGCTACAGGGATTTGCTAGTGGCGCGACGATTTTTTGTGCACAATACTGGGGGGCCAGAAATAAAAATGGCATTAGTCGCTCTGTTATTTTTGTAAGCGTACTCACCATGATTTTCTCCCTTTTCTTTACGCTTTTGACCCAGTTTTTCTCCTATCCGATTCTTGGCTTCTTTTCATCGGATATGTCTGTTAAACAATTGGGAGGCGAATTCCTTCATATCCTTGGTTACTCCTATGTTTTTACTGCTTTATCGATGATTTTTGTAATCGCTTTAAAAACAACAGGCGAGGTACGGAAACCGACCTACTATAGCGTAATTGCTTTATTAGTTAATACCCTATTAAACTATGTCTTAATTTACGGTAACTTCGGGGCGCCTGCTTTAGGGGTCGAAGGAGCTGCGATTGCTACGCTAATTGCGCGGATCATCCAAACAGGTCTTTTATTTATGCTCCTTGTAAAAAAAGAGTTCATTTCTTTATCGATTATTAAAAAGAATCTCGATGTTTTCCGAAGCAGTTTAAGCAAGC
Proteins encoded:
- a CDS encoding ABC transporter substrate-binding protein, yielding MGIKKSNKLFRFGLIASAAALMLGACSSDSDKQGEKGADGKETITFINHKTDWSGNGKWDEYIAEFNEKHPDIEVKVETITDYAGQMQIRMNSKDYGDVLMVPTTIKPEDNTNFFEPLGDQKELEEKYLLLTDRAYDGVSYGIPIAVNTTGVLVNMKVFNDAGITEFPRTPEDFIAALGKIKESNPDSTPLYTNYASNWAMSNWDFVRESAAGDPNFTNELTTDKTPFDDGKPMNTIYKLLYDTVKEGYSEADPTTTDWEQSKQDLADGKIAAMVLGSWAIEQVQALAENPEDIQFAAFPTTHDGKQYTTIGGDYNIGINVNSKHKEAARTFLDWFVEESNYAADTGGISPKVGAQLPAALKSMETAGVEFFQPTPAPAGKESLFADINNSSEIGLGTTDATKQRIVDSAKGNTKESFEDIMKDLNEKWGKAIEEVGQ
- a CDS encoding glycoside hydrolase family 113, whose translation is MEFIKGFSFGFMNKRGEWQDARTKESLQLLKERCAVEHIVLTVVAEQDTPQSITINWRNHPNVVSDEETIELIECANKMGLKVILKPMVNVSDGTWRAHINFFDTDVPCEPKWSEWFASYNEYILHYAKIAEEMKCPMFVIGCELVNADRREAEWRHLIKEVRKVYSGLITYNCDKYQEDVLKWWDAVDVISSSGYYPIDAWETQLDRIEKVVEKHQKPFFFCEAGCPSWVGGDVLPNDWTKRGKFSEEVQKSWYEAMFKATSKRSWVKGFALWDWKAHLYPIERASSDQDYAVYGKAAEKVIKDYYSSVGGNEEWI
- a CDS encoding MATE family efflux transporter, giving the protein MEDSKKEYYRKMLYFTIPITIQLLITSGLNIIDSIMVGRLGVDSIAAVGIANKFTQIPTILLQGFASGATIFCAQYWGARNKNGISRSVIFVSVLTMIFSLFFTLLTQFFSYPILGFFSSDMSVKQLGGEFLHILGYSYVFTALSMIFVIALKTTGEVRKPTYYSVIALLVNTLLNYVLIYGNFGAPALGVEGAAIATLIARIIQTGLLFMLLVKKEFISLSIIKKNLDVFRSSLSKHYFKITMPSIINHGTWTLGDTLFFWLYASMGTNQTAAISMIDPIIFIFTCIFTGISDASAVMIGNQLGANDKKGAFQYAKNFIRITTGTSVVVGILILIALPHVLSLYQLTPEVEQLVYGIIFVYIPYSLAKNLNYINNVGILRAGGDTKYVMWLDTIGVWLIGLPLAALGVYFQLPLFAVYALANSHDFIRAFLGIKRTYTKKWIRNIVEG